Proteins encoded in a region of the Odocoileus virginianus isolate 20LAN1187 ecotype Illinois chromosome 9, Ovbor_1.2, whole genome shotgun sequence genome:
- the ARFRP1 gene encoding ADP-ribosylation factor-related protein 1 isoform X1, whose translation MYTLLSGLYKYMFQKDEYCVLILGLDNAGKTTFLEQSKTRFNKNYKGMSLSKITTTVGLNIGTVDVGKARLMFWDLGGQEELQSLWDKYYAECHGVIYVIDSTDEERLSESKQAFEKMVISEALDGVPILVLANKQDVETCLSIPDIKTAFSDCASKIGRRDCLTQACSALTGKGVREGIEWMVKCVVRNVHRPPRQRDIT comes from the exons ATGTACACGCTGCTGTCGGGCCTATACAAGTACATGTTCCAGAAGGACGAGTACTGCGTCCTGATCCTGGGTCTGGACAACGCCGGGAAGACG ACCTTCTTGGAGCAGTCAAAGACCCGATTCAACAAGAACTACAAGGGGATGAGTCTGTCCAAAATCACTACCACCGTCGGCCTAAACA TCGGCACTGTGGACGTGGGAAAGGCCCGCCTGATGTTCTGGGACttgggggggcaggaggagctGCAGTCTCTGTGGGACAAG TACTATGCAGAGTGTCATGGTGTCATCTATGTCATCGACTCCACGGACGAGGAGCGGCTGTCTGAGTCCAAACAGGCGTTTG AGAAGATGGTCATAAGCGAGGCGCTGGACGGTGTCCCTATCCTGGTGCTGGCCAATAAGCAGGATGTTGAG ACTTGCCTCTCCATCCCTGACATCAAGACTGCGTTCAGCGACTGTGCCTCCAAGATCGGCAGGCGGGATTGCCTGACCCAGGCCTGCTCGGCCCTCACTGG CAAGGGGGTGCGCGAGGGCATTGAGTGGATGGTGAAATGCGTCGTGCGGAATGTGCACCGGCCGCCGCGGCAACGGGACATCACGTAG
- the ARFRP1 gene encoding ADP-ribosylation factor-related protein 1 isoform X2, with protein MYTLLSGLYKYMFQKDEYCVLILGLDNAGKTTFLEQSKTRFNKNYKGMSLSKITTTVGLNIGTVDVGKARLMFWDLGGQEELQSLWDKYYAECHGVIYVIDSTDEERLSESKQAFDGHKRGAGRCPYPGAGQ; from the exons ATGTACACGCTGCTGTCGGGCCTATACAAGTACATGTTCCAGAAGGACGAGTACTGCGTCCTGATCCTGGGTCTGGACAACGCCGGGAAGACG ACCTTCTTGGAGCAGTCAAAGACCCGATTCAACAAGAACTACAAGGGGATGAGTCTGTCCAAAATCACTACCACCGTCGGCCTAAACA TCGGCACTGTGGACGTGGGAAAGGCCCGCCTGATGTTCTGGGACttgggggggcaggaggagctGCAGTCTCTGTGGGACAAG TACTATGCAGAGTGTCATGGTGTCATCTATGTCATCGACTCCACGGACGAGGAGCGGCTGTCTGAGTCCAAACAGGCGTTTG ATGGTCATAAGCGAGGCGCTGGACGGTGTCCCTATCCTGGTGCTGGCCAATAA
- the TNFRSF6B gene encoding tumor necrosis factor receptor superfamily member 6B, translated as MKALPVTALLLALAARGTVAGVPTYPWRDAETGEWLVCDQCPPGTFVQRPCGRDSPTTCGACPPRHYTQFWNYLERCRYCNVICGEREEEARPCGATHNRACRCRSGFFEHAGFCLEHAPCPPGAGVAAPGTPSQNTQCQPCPPGTFSASSSSSERCQPHRNCTALGLAVNVPGSPFHDALCTNCTSFLLGPLEPGAPGTEECERAVVDFMAFQDISLKRLQRLQQALADPGTQSLPPPLREGRAALQRRLWQQLMELREARPGALGVRLLRALRAARLPGLERSIREHFLRAR; from the exons ATGAAAGCTCTGCCGGTGACTGCCCTGCTGCTGGCGCTCGCGGCACGTGGGACGGTAGCAGGCGTGCCCACCTACCCGTGGCGGGACGCAGAGACGGGGGAGTGGCTGGTGTGCGACCAGTGCCCCCCAGGCACCTTTGTGCAGCGACCCTGCGGCCGGGACAGCCCCACCACGTGCGGCGCCTGCCCGCCGCGCCACTACACGCAGTTTTGGAACTATCTGGAGCGCTGCCGCTACTGCAACGTTATCTGCGGGGAGCGCGAGGAGGAGGCGCGGCCGTGCGGGGCCACCCACAACCGCGCCTGCCGCTGTCGGTCCGGTTTCTTCGAGCACGCCGGCTTCTGCCTGGAGCACGCGCCCTGCCCGCCCGGCGCCGGCGTGGCCGCTCCCG GCACCCCCAGCCAGAACACGCAGTGCCAACCGTGCCCCCCGGGCACCTTCTCCGCCAGCAGCTCGAGCTCGGAGCGGTGTCAGCCCCACCGCAACTGCACGGCCCTGGGCCTGGCCGTCAATGTGCCTGGCTCTCCGTTCCACGACGCCCTGTGCACCAACTGCACGAGCTTCCTGCTCGGCCCACTGGAGCCGGGGGCGCCGG GGACCGAGGAGTGTGAGCGCGCCGTGGTCGACTTCATGGCTTTCCAGGACATCTCCCTCAAGAGACTGCAGCGGCTGCAGCAGGCGCTCGCGGATCCCGGGACGCAGAGCCTTCCGCCACCGCTGAGGGAGGGCCGCGCGGCGCTGCAACGGAGGCTGTGGCAGCAACTCATGGAGCTCCGCGAAGCGCGGCCCGGGGCGCTGGGGGTACGGCTGCTGCGGGCGCTGCGTGCGGCCAGACTGCCTGGGCTGGAGCGCAGCATCCGCGAACACTTCCTTCGGGCGCGGTGA